The DNA region GGACTCCTGTAAATATGATCACTTAAAATTTAAAATGTTTGACAGCATAATTTTAATTTTTGTCATGTACTAAATTACTAATTATACTAACATTATCGCAAATTATGAAACGGGATTTCATTTTATTACTCATTTTGATGGTCCTGGTTATGGGTATGTCACAAAAGCTTGATGCCCAATTCCGACCACAGCAACATCCTTATTTGGAGTATTTGGTTAAGCTTGACCGCACTGACCGCACTTATAAAATCGGCGATAGTCCTGTCGTCAGGATTGAGGCATATAGGGGTGGCATTCCATTGGACGGTGTTGTCGTTAAGTACTGCATCGGCAGTGAGATGCTTCTGCCTGCAATGACCGATTCTACCACATTTGTCAATGGAGTTGCCACTATCGATATGGGAACATCCAAGACCCCTGGTTTCCGAGAGTGTAATTTCTCTTTTTCCATATTCGGACAGAAGATTGACGATGCGGTTAAAGTGGCTTTTGCCCCGGACAAAATCAAATCGTTCACAAAGATGCCCAAGGACTTCAAGGAGTTTTGGGATAAACAGATTGCTGCGGTACGCAAGTTGGACCTTGAGCCGCGTCTTACTTACATCAAACGTCACTCGTCTGAGGATGTTAGTGTGTATTTGATTCGCCTTACGGTGGGAGAGAACGGGCGCTATTTCTATGGCTACTTATCGATGCCAAATGATGGTAAAAAGCATCCGGCTATGTTCTGTCCTCCCGGAGCCGGACCATATAAGCGACAGCCGCAGACCGATTTCGCAAGAAAAGGTTTCATTGTGCTGAATGTTGATATTCACGGACTGAGTCCAGAGTCTTCACAGGACCTTATTGAATCTGCGTCACCACAGATATGGGGTTATTGGAATCGTGGATTAACTTCGCGAGACTCATGCTATTTTCGTCAGGTATATGCAGGATGTGTGCGTTGTGTGGATTATCTTGCTACACTGACTGAATGGGACGGAAATACCATTGTGACTATGGACGGCAGCCAGGGTGGGGCACTTTCCATAATAACCGCTGCGCTCAATGATAAGGTGAAATATGTAAGTGCCGACTATCCGGCGCTTTGCGACCTTTCGGGATTTGCACAAGGACGAGCCGGAGGATGGCCTAAATATTTTATGGATAATAAGTTCTCCGATGAAGATACCCCTTTGGTGCTTGCTACTCTACCATATTATGATGTTGTGAATTTTGCTCGTATTCTAAAAGTTCCTCTCTATTGTGACTATGGTTATAATGACGATACCTGTTCGCCTACATCAATCAACAGCATGCTCAACGAGGTGAAATCGCCTAAGACAGTATCGGTTACATATACCAATGCACATTTTAATTTCCCCGAAAATAACTACAATGCCGCCCAATGGGTGATGGAGCAGGTTTTCGGCGACAAGTGATTTTGTGTAACATATGTTTTTATATTAATTACATGACAAAAAATTGAAAATATCGAAATCGGGTTGTTGCCAAGGTCTGTTCAAAACATCTGCAATCTCCTCAAGTCCGTACTTGACAATGGATTTGCTTCGATGACCATGCTTGAGAACCCTGATTTTCTTAATATGCATATCTTCATGCTCACCGACGAGATAGGCCCATACCAACGCCATACATACCATTGCAACAAGACGCTTTATGCGTTCTATATCTCGCAAATGGGTGTCCTCGATATTGAAACCGGAGGATTGCATGGCCCGGAACAAAGTCTCGATCTGCCATCTTTCCCTATATGCCCCGATAGCCTGATGGGGGTGGTTGTAGCAGATGAGAATCTGAAGTTCCGGGACGCCCTTGCTGTTTTTGAGCCGTGCGCCGGTGAGATATACATACTCTCCGTTCATGAGATATGGCTTGTGGTAGAAAAGCTCCTCACCAAGTCTGACACGGTTGAACAGATTCCATGCCCTCGTTTTTTCGGCAGACCTCGGATTCTGTACCCAGAAGTTCTGACGGATACGTATGTAGTAACGTATTCTCATGGAGTTGAGCCACCCGGTCCAGTCCTTGCCCACGAACTCCCTGTCGGCTACAAGGCAGTCGATGCAGCCATATCCGAAGAGCTTCCCGAATCGTTTGACAAGTTCTTTGCACTCAGTCCATCTGGAATTGCCACGCTTTGGCATCAGTTTGAATATCAAGGGAAACGCCACGCTTTTGTAGGTCACCCCGAGCATGAGGATGTTTATGTTGAACCCGCCAAACTTCCAGTTGGTACGGTTCATGCTCAGCACAAGCCCACGCCTATTCGGAAGCAGCGAGAATATCATCCTTGCAATCAAATCCAGGTCAAGGGAATACTTTGCAAGAAATCTCTGAATCCTTCGCATATTGAAATTTCTCTTGGCATCCGCAGGCATAGCTGCCGCAAGCTTATGGAGACTGACCTTCTGCACCACACAGAGCGCATGGATGAGCAACGCCATCAACTTTATACGGGCCATATTCATCGATTTTCCAAAATGCTCTTGCATAATTGGAGGATTTGGTTAACTTTGACCAAGTCCTTGGAATTAGTAGTTTTCATGGAGAAAAGTCGGCAAACCTTTCCTTTAAATTACTAATTTTCAGGGGCTCTTGCAAATATAATCACTTGAAATTTAAATGCTTGACAGCATATTTTCAATTTTTGTCATGTACTAAAGATGAAGAGTTAAATAAAAGGATATGGAAAATGCTTGGCAAATAGTCAGCTTACGTATCATATTAATGTCGGGAATGCTATTTATCACTCGATAGTAGCATTTCCCGTTCTTTCTTTGTCAGGCTTTTGAAAACAATGTCATAAGACTTCCTTACGAGTTCTTTAATTTTCTCGTCAGACACATCCTGATTGAAGTAAATACTGATCCAGTATTTTTTATTCATGTGCCATCCGGGCTTTATTCCTATATATGTGGTTTGTAATTCTCCCGATTCTTCCGGCTCGCATTTGATGCAGCAAAAGTCAAAGACTTCGATATTGACAAAACAGAACCATTTATCCGCTACATAAAAACATAGAACATCCCGACTGTATTTATCAGGAATATTCAAGAACGGCATTTTCTCATGAACTCCTTTTAATGACAGACAGTATTCTCTAAATTCTTCAATGTTCATTTCTGATAGATTTTTAAACAGTATACGAAGGCAAATATAACAATTTTGGAGGTAATTTCTGATTAAATACCTAATATCTAAAATCAAATATCTGTAATCTAAATAAGGATACTTTATTAGTAGCTTAACTTTGTGCCCATATAAAAAGTTAATCTAATATGTATGAATGCTATGTATAATCGGCAAACTATATGGGTATTAGTCATGATAATTGTTGTGGTAGCTGGATGCCGGATACCCGATGCGAAGAATCCTGTATTCCGCACTATAAGCAATCCCCTTAATTTGAATTACCGTTTCTGTCTCGATGATGTTTCCCATCATTCTTATGACACGGATGCCATTTATAAAACTGATAACCTGAGGTATGGAGTCTGGAAAACGATAGCTTGCAGTTTTCCTCTAGAAATGTTGGAACCAATGTTTTTTTCTGATGAAGGAAGATTATACTTGTATGCAGGGGTGGGTAATTCTGTTTCATATGGAAATAGATAAGATTACTTTAGTAAGAGAACTCTTGGATAAATTGTTATCCTTGAATTATTTGGATGAATCAGATTGGGAAGAACTGGAAATTTTGGTAAATCTATTGCAAAATGACTTTACATGTAAAGTTCGTCAAAATTTTCCGATGCTTTCGAGGGATGACATGCATATTATACTTTTGATGCACATTGGCATGAAGAATGTTGAGATTGCACGATTATTACATATTTTGCCAAGGTCTTTCCGTATGAGACGGTGTCGTTTAAAAAGGAAGATGGGGGTAGATTGTGATTCATTACCAGAGTTTATCAAAAAGCTGTTTAGATAAGGAAGATAGCTTAAAGCGTATATAAATTTTGCATTAGCGGATTTGTATACGCTTTGAGTTTGGTTTAGTTATATGAAATGGCTATCTATGCTATTAATTTTAAATCAATCATAAATTTAGTCGTTATGAAGTACTTATTTGCTTTGAGATGCATTATAGGAAGTGCGCTCGCTATTTTTGTATTGAGATATTTCTTCAATGTAAAAGATATAACATTTTGGGAGGGCGTATGTATTACGATAGTTGTTATGGGTGGTTTTACTGTGTTAGTTCATGTTTTTTTCTTTATTATCAAAGAAAAATAGGTAACAAACATTAGCTGTGAGTTTCCATTTCATAGAAGGAAATATATAGCACTTTGAACAGATAGAATTAAAAAAAGGAGCGAAAGGTTTGAAGTTTTAAATGTGACTGTAATATGTAATAAATCAATGATAAAAGAAATTATTAAATATGCGTTAGGGCTTTTAATGGCACTAATATCGGGGTATATAATACGGATATACATGTCTCAATGGTTTGGGATTGCAGAACTTACAATTATTCATTCACTTTTTACCGGTGCATTGGGATTTTGTGTGGGTATATGGGTGGTTATGATTAAAAATTATCAAATTAAAAAAAGTGATAGAATTTTGTATAATAAGTGATTATGATAGGCTTTGAAATAAGTATAAATGGTCGAGAGCCTATAGTTGCCGCTTCAGATTATTTTGTATTTGCGGATTTGGCATTCGGATGTTCTTCCGGCAGAATCCAAATAAAAGGAAGTGATGTTCTGCATTATCTCACTTGGCTTACAGAGAAGTTGGAAGAAGGTGACAGAGTCTTGATAAAAATGGTCGATACGGATAAGGTATCGCCTGTCTTGACAATTGAAGATTGTAATCGCAATGAGATGAAAAGGAGATACGAACAATTAAAAATGGAATTACAAGGAAAGGGACTTATATAGCATGAAAGGGATTATTGTGAAATGGAGGGATACTGTTTGGAAAGCGGGTATTCCAAATGGTGGAGTCAGTCTTATGATAATGCAACATGGATATGATGGAGGCTATTGGAATATCGGAGGTTTGAAAATGCCCGAAGAAATACATGTTACATGGAATGGAGGAGAGTTTAAAATAGGGGATGAAATAGAAGTGGAATTTGCGGAATTGGATGAAGTTGCCTCTCCTGTTGCAGAAGAAAGTCATGAAAGTCTCCTGAAGAAAGCATGTTTATTGAGTGATGATAACGACGACGTTTGGAATCGTAAACTTGATACTTATTATCGGTTGAAGAAGAAATTGGAGGAAGAAGGGATTATTGAAAGAGAGTAGTTTTTTACTGAACCGTTGATAATAATATTAAAATGGATAAGAAAATAGTACTATTAATAATCTTGCTTCTCGTAGGAGGAAGAACCTTCTCTCAAGTACATTACAGTATTGAAGGAAGTACAGATCACGAATATGAAGGACGAAAAGTTTTCCTGATTATGGTGGAAGAGGATAATCGGCAGGCTGATAGTACGAATGTCGTGAATGGAAAGTTCATTTTTGAAGGAGAGTTGCTACAGCCTTGTTGGGCGGCTGTATGCATTGATGGTATGGATGGGATTTTCACCGTACTTGAGAATGGGAGTATTCGTATTTGTACAGATGGTAAGGAGGGGTGGTGCGAAGGCACTCCGGTTAATGATGTATTTCAAAAGAGTTGGAGAGAGTATCAAGTGCTGAATCAAGCTGGTATAGATGCTTTTAAGAAATTGGACAGTCTGAATGTTGAAACTGAAAGAAAAAAGGAATTATATGCAATTACCCGTGAAAAGGTGATAAAACAAACAAAGGAATTTATAAAAAGAACTGTTTATGAGAATCTTGATAATATAATTCCTGCATTCTGGATTCGTATTTTTCAGGAACAGATTACCGTTGACGAATTAAACGCTATGCTTGCCGGTGCCTCTCCCGTGTTGAAAAACAATCGGTTTATAACAAAGATGATTAGTGTGCAAGAAGGTAGCAATTTTGTTGATTCTAAAGTGGAATTACCGGACAGTACAAAAGTATATTTGTCGGATTATATAGGGAAGGGGCATTATGTGTTAGTGAATATCTGGGCTTCGTGGTGTGGGGCTTGCATTGCAGAGTTACCGGAAATCAGAAATGCGGGCGAAAAATATGCTTCCAAAAATCTGAAGTTATTATCTATCTCAATAGATCGTGATAGGAAAAACTGGGAAAAAGCACTTAAGCGGTTAGGGCTTCCTTGGACACAAGTACTGGCGGATTATTCGTTTGTGAATTCGTATGGAATAAATAAAATACCGGTATTGATGCTGATATCACCCGACGGAATAATTCTTAAAAGAAATTTCAGTATAGAGGATTTGAATCGTCTTTTCCAAAATTGAAAGGCGTAGGGTAGGTATGCATTCTATAAATGAAATAACTATAACGGAGATTACTTGTTCGCTAATGGGCATATAATGTAAATATAGATAATATGAGACATTTGATTATTGTATTCAGTGAAATCTTATTAGTATCTTTAAACTTTTATATTATTCTAATGAACCCTTTAGAAAAAGAGTATAAGACGCCTGTAACATTACTTATTTGGGTGTTTGTTATGATAACAGTGGACTGTTTTTTGAAGAAGAAAAAATATTATAAAGAAATGCGATACATTATAAATCAATTGTTATATATGATAATTTATTCGATACAACCATAATCAGATGATGAAGTTGCAAGTGATTGTGTTAAAACTTACTTTATGAACTATCTATGCAATAAATATCACGGATTATTTAAAAACTATATTATGAGAAACAAAATTATTTTTCAAGTCGCAATGTGTGTAGTTGCATTATTTACCTTCATCTTACCGGTTTCCGCACAGCAATCAGATGAAACGAGTGAATACGAAGTTGCTTTGAAGAAGCTAATGGAAGTTACCGGTGCTTTGAATTCTATTGATGAGATTCTGCCACATACTTTGGCCGTGGCAAGGATGAATGAACCGGAAAAAGATGCTGACTATTGGAATACATTTGCCAAGTCGTGGAGAGAGAAGATGGAACGGATGGTCATGGAGATATACCTGCCTGTCTACAAGAAACATTTAGCTTTGGAGGATCTGCAAGAAACCATTGCGTTTTATGAATCTCCTTTGGGAAAGCGATATAGAGAGTCGGCAATAAGTATTATGCGTGAAGCTATGCCGTTATTGGTCAGCCGGCTACAAGTGGAAACGAGGAAAGAGCTGCATCCGGAATCTGACAGGAGTATGGATGCAATGGAGCAAACGAGAAATCGGGACCAGGAATTATATGATGCAGCTTATGCGCTTCCCAAAGATAGTATTGAAGTGGTTAAGAGACCCTATAACAGAGCAGAGGTAACAAAACCTTCATTATACTCCATTGAGAGAAGAGCCAAAGATACGAAAGTAACTTTCCTGCAACCTATTTATTTTAATTGGCAATGGCTGTACTATAGTCCGGGGTTTGTGATAATTGACAAGAAAACGGGTGATGAATACCATGTGAGAGGATATGACAGAGGAGCTCCCCAAGACAGATTATTGACTGTAGAGGGGTTCAACTCCAAGTATATCTATGTCAGTCTCCTTTTCCCTAAACTGAAAAAAAGTGTAGAAGTGATTGATATTCTTGAGTTACCTCATGAAAAAGACAGGCTACCTTCCAATGATGATGGGGTTTTCAAGACATATTGTGATGTGAAAGTAAAGGATTACTTACGGTCTTCTAAGAAAAAAGCCAAGGAAATATATTAGATATATATTCTTTACTTTATTAATTAAAGAAAATATGATGGTATTTTGCATGATACTTTTTTAATTGGAACAGCAGTTCCCATGAAGAGAAACGACAGTTGTACTCGGAAACTTGTGTTTCCCATCAAGGCATTGGAATTTCCGCAGATGCTACTGAGAGAAATCATAGCCCAATCAAGACTGAGACTATACAATATCAACCAGAACGGACTTACTGATAAAAAAGAACCATTTGAGTGTAAATTCGAGAAAACCGTACATAATAGGGCTAAGCGTTATAAATCAGAAAGTTATATTTAAAAACAGGTGAAAACAGAGTGAAAAACAGTGCTGACAAAACGTTTTTCAGCACTTACAAACACATTGTCAGCACTGCCGTCAAACTACGGCTGACAAGGGGTTTGAACGTTATCAGTGCTGGAGTGCTGATAACTTATCGAAAAACTTTATTGAAGCAAGTTT from Bacteroides sp. MSB163 includes:
- a CDS encoding acetylxylan esterase → MSQKLDAQFRPQQHPYLEYLVKLDRTDRTYKIGDSPVVRIEAYRGGIPLDGVVVKYCIGSEMLLPAMTDSTTFVNGVATIDMGTSKTPGFRECNFSFSIFGQKIDDAVKVAFAPDKIKSFTKMPKDFKEFWDKQIAAVRKLDLEPRLTYIKRHSSEDVSVYLIRLTVGENGRYFYGYLSMPNDGKKHPAMFCPPGAGPYKRQPQTDFARKGFIVLNVDIHGLSPESSQDLIESASPQIWGYWNRGLTSRDSCYFRQVYAGCVRCVDYLATLTEWDGNTIVTMDGSQGGALSIITAALNDKVKYVSADYPALCDLSGFAQGRAGGWPKYFMDNKFSDEDTPLVLATLPYYDVVNFARILKVPLYCDYGYNDDTCSPTSINSMLNEVKSPKTVSVTYTNAHFNFPENNYNAAQWVMEQVFGDK
- a CDS encoding MmcQ/YjbR family DNA-binding protein, whose amino-acid sequence is MNIEEFREYCLSLKGVHEKMPFLNIPDKYSRDVLCFYVADKWFCFVNIEVFDFCCIKCEPEESGELQTTYIGIKPGWHMNKKYWISIYFNQDVSDEKIKELVRKSYDIVFKSLTKKEREMLLSSDK
- a CDS encoding TlpA disulfide reductase family protein: MDKKIVLLIILLLVGGRTFSQVHYSIEGSTDHEYEGRKVFLIMVEEDNRQADSTNVVNGKFIFEGELLQPCWAAVCIDGMDGIFTVLENGSIRICTDGKEGWCEGTPVNDVFQKSWREYQVLNQAGIDAFKKLDSLNVETERKKELYAITREKVIKQTKEFIKRTVYENLDNIIPAFWIRIFQEQITVDELNAMLAGASPVLKNNRFITKMISVQEGSNFVDSKVELPDSTKVYLSDYIGKGHYVLVNIWASWCGACIAELPEIRNAGEKYASKNLKLLSISIDRDRKNWEKALKRLGLPWTQVLADYSFVNSYGINKIPVLMLISPDGIILKRNFSIEDLNRLFQN
- a CDS encoding DUF2059 domain-containing protein, which encodes MRNKIIFQVAMCVVALFTFILPVSAQQSDETSEYEVALKKLMEVTGALNSIDEILPHTLAVARMNEPEKDADYWNTFAKSWREKMERMVMEIYLPVYKKHLALEDLQETIAFYESPLGKRYRESAISIMREAMPLLVSRLQVETRKELHPESDRSMDAMEQTRNRDQELYDAAYALPKDSIEVVKRPYNRAEVTKPSLYSIERRAKDTKVTFLQPIYFNWQWLYYSPGFVIIDKKTGDEYHVRGYDRGAPQDRLLTVEGFNSKYIYVSLLFPKLKKSVEVIDILELPHEKDRLPSNDDGVFKTYCDVKVKDYLRSSKKKAKEIY